The Betaproteobacteria bacterium genome contains the following window.
TAAAGACATTACCATTGCGGACCCATCGGATCATAATGAACAGTTGGTCAACACCGTGCTCGAGATGGCCGGGGTCGACGATGACCTGGCTGCTCGAGCCAGCGCCCATCTGGCTGACATGCAGGCAACATTCGAGCTGTGGCTGCGAGATGCCGGCTGCTCGCCAGCGAAGGCAACCGAGTTGGCCCCTATGCTGATGCTCTTTTACGAAGGCATCCGCGTTTCAAGCCGTCGCCGGCTGCCAGCCCGGCAGCAGTTGCAAGCGATCGAAACGACGATTCGCCTAGTCAGGAGCGCCATCCATTGAACACCGGCAACACTCTACCCGCCAAGAAATTCCGCGCAATCGATGGCCGGCGGCTCGCCTATGTGGAGGTGGGTATGGGCAAGCCCATCGTTCTACTGCACGGAAATCCAACCTCAAGCTATCTATGGCGCGACGTCATTCCTCCGCTGGCCGGAAGCTGGCATGTCATCGCACCCGATCTGATCGGTCACGGAGATTCAGACAAGCTTCCCGCATCCGAGGGCGCTGGCCGGTACAGTTTCGAGACGGCGTATTTCTATCTTGAGCGGCTGCTTGCGGAACTGACCGGCGAGCAACAGGTAACACTGGTGGTGCATGACTGGGGCAGCGCGCTGGGATTTCATTGGGCACGCCTGCACCCACGGCAGGTGCATGGCTTGGCCTATATGGAGAGCATTGTGAGGCCGTTGGGCTCCTGGGACGAGTGGCCCGAGAAGGCGCGAGGAATTTTCCAGGGCTTTCGCTCGGCCAAGGGGGAAGACTTGATCCTCAAGCGCAACCTGTTCATCGAAGGGGTGCTTCCCAGTTCGATTCTCAGGAAGCTGACAGAGGAGGAAATGGACGTCTATCGCGCTCCATTCCTCGAAGAGGCTGACCGGCAGCCGGTTCTGAACTGGCCGCGACAGATTCCCATCGGCGGTGAGCCGCCCCATATGGTCGCGCTGGTTCAGCAGTATGCGGACTGGCTGAGCCACAGCCCCGTCCCAAAGCTGTTCATCAATGCGGAGCCCGGCTCGATTCTGGTTGGCGCACAGCGGGAGTTCTGCCGCGGCTGGCCCAACCAGAAAGAGGTTACGGTACGAGGCTCACATTTCATTCAGGAAGACTCCGGCGCCGAAATCGGTCGTGCGGTGGCGGACTGGCTTTCCAAGCTCGGCTGAAAGAGGATCTCGTGTCCGGCGTGCCCGTTTTCATGGTGGCCAACCCGAGGCGTTTCACCTGCAACGTTGCATGCCCCCACGCTAGCGAACTAGGCAAGGCGTCGTGCACTTCGAAATCCAAAATCCGGCAGGATAGAAGTAATGCCGCGCAAGTTTTAGCTTTTCGCATGCGTTCAGGTTAGGATTCGCTCGCGCCGTCATAAAATATTCCCGCGAGAAAATGCTATGTGGGGCGCCGGCCTGGATTTTTCAGGTCCGGCTCCATGAATAAGATCCATCGGAGGAGACCGCTTGAGTCAGACCGACATCCTGGAACACGCCAATACCTTTCCGCGCCTGCTGCTCATGCACGTGGCGCGCGATGGGACGCGCACGGCTATTCGGGAAAAGAACTTGGGAATTTGGCAGAGTTGGACTTGGGCTCAGGTTTCTCAAGAAGTGCGGTGGTTGGCGTGCGGGCTGGCGTCTCAGGGTTTTGCGCGGGGAATGAACCTCGCCATCGTCGGGGACAACCGGCCCCGGTTGTATTGGGCATTTGCAGCGGCGCAATCTCTAGGCGGTGTTCCAGTACCCCTGTACCAGGATGCGATCACCACGGAGATGGAATATGTCCTAAACGACGCGGAAATCGAATTCGCCATCGTCGAGGACCAGGAGCAAGCGGACAAGCTGCTGGAGATCATGCCTCGCACGCCGCGATTGAAGCGCATCTTCTACGACGATCCGCGCGGCATGCGACACTACACCCAGCCCGCGCTCATGTCCTATGACCGGCTGCGCGCATTGGGACAAGCGTACGACCGCGAGCATCCCCAGTTTTTTGCGCGGAGCGTGGAGCAGACCAGGCCCGATGATGTGAGCGTGATGCTCTACACCTCGGGCACCACGGGTAAGCCCAAGGGGGTATGCCACACCCACGCGAGTTTGATCGCGGCCGCGCGGGGCGACATTGCCTTCGATGGCTTTACCGAGAACGAGGAAGTGTTGTCCTATTTGCCCATGGCATGGGTGGGCGATCATCTGTTTTCCTATGCGCAAGCCATGGTGGCGGGGTTCACCGTCAACTGCCCGGAATCTTCCGAAACCGTGATGACCGATCTGCGCGAAATCGGCCCCACTTATTACTTCGGCCCGCCGCGCGTGTTCGAAAATCTGCTCACGCAAGTGACGATCCGCATGGACGATGCGGCGCCCATCAAGCGCGCCATGTTCCACTACTTCATGGGCGTGGCGCGCCGTTGCGGCACGGATCTCATGGAAGGCAAGCCGGTGCCATTCAAGGACCGCTTGCTATATGCGCTAGGTAATTTCCTGGTTTACGCCCCGCTCAAGAACGTGCTGGGCATGAGCCGCATCCGCGTCGCCTATACGGGAGGCGCGGCCATCGGCCCCGATCTGTACGGCTTCTACCGCTCGCTGGGCATCAATTTGAAGCAACTCTACGGGCAGACGGAAACCGCGGCCTACGTATGCAAGCAGAAGAGCGGACAAACGAAGCTTGACGTAGTGGGCCGGCCCTTGGCCGGCGTGGAAGTCAAGATCGCCGAGAACGGAGAAGTGCTGGTTAAAACACCCAGCATGCTCAAGGAGTACTACCGGCGCCCCGACGCCACGGCGGAATCCATCACGCCCGACGGATACTTCATGACCGGAGACGCCGGCTTCTTCGACGCCGACGGCGATTTGAAAATCATCGACCGCGCGAAGGATGTGGGCCGGCTCCTCGACGGCACCTTGTTCGCGCCTCAGTTCATCGAGAACAAACTCAAGTTCTTTCCCCAGATCAAGGAAGCCGTTTGCTTCGGCGACAAGACCAGCCAGGTGTGCGCTTTCATCAACATCGACATGCAATCGGTGGGCAATTGGGCGGAGAAGAAGAATCTATCCTACGGTGGCTACGTGGATCTCGCCGGCAAGCCCGAGGTCTATGCGCTGATTCAGCAGTGCGTGGAAAAAGTAAACACCGATATCGCCGCGGATGAGCAACTGCGGGGGTCTCAGATCAAGAGGTTCCTCATCCTGCACAAGGAACTCGACGCCGATGACGATGAACTCACGCGCACGCGCAAGGTGCGGCGCGGCTTCGTCGCCCAAAAGTACGCGCCACTGGTGGATGCACTGTATTCGGACAAGACTTCGCAACACATCAAGACCCAAGTCAAGTTCGAAGACGGGCGCACGGGCCACATCGAAGCCACGCTGAAAATTCAGAATGCCGCCGTTTACCTGCCGGGCAGGAAAGCCGCATGAAGGCACGTGTGGCGGGGGGCGTCGTGCTCAAGCTGGATAACATCTCCCTGTCTTTCGGTGGCGTGAAGGCCCTGTCCGATGTCAGCTTGGATGTGCGCGAGCATGAAATCCGCGCCATCATCGGCCCCAACGGCGCGGGCAAGAGTTCGATGTTGAATGTGATCAACGGCGTGTACCACCCGAGCGCGGGATCGGTCACATTCAAGGGCAAGACGCGCAGCCAGATGCGCCCCCACGAGGCCGCCAGCCAGGGTATCGCCCGCACTTTTCAGAACATCGCACTGTTCAAGGGCATGAGCGTTCTGGACAATATCATGACCGGGCGCACGCTCAAGATGAAGGCGGGCTTCTTGTCTCAGTGCCTGTATTTCGGCCCCGCCTTGAAGGAAGAACTTGAACACCGCCGCAAGGTGGAAGAGATCATCGACTTTCTGCAAATCGAATCGGTGAGGAAAACACCCGTGGGGCGTCTTCCCTATGGCTTGCAAAAGCGCGTGGAATTGGGCCGGGCGTTGGCGGCCGAGCCCGAGTTGTTACTGCTCGATGAGCCCATGGCGGGGATGAACGTGGAGGAAAAACAGGACATGTGCCGGTTCATCCTGGACGTGAACGATGAGTTCGGCACCACCATCGTGCTCATCGAACACGACATGGGCGTGGTCATGGATCTGTCCGACCGCGTCGTGGTGCTCGACTACGGCCGCAAGATCGGCGATGGCACGCCCCAGGAAATTCGCGCTAACCAGGCCGTCATCAGCGCCTATCTCGGAGTGAAACACTGATGGGATTTTTCATCGAGGTCTTGCTCGGCGGGTTGATGGCGGGCGTGCTCTATTCCCTAGTGGCTCTGGGCTTCGTATTGATTTTCAAAGCCTCGGGCGTGTTCAATTTCGCCCAGGGTGCCATGGTGCTGTTCGCGGCTCTGACCTTCGTGCGGCTGATGGAAATTTTCAACATGCCCATGCTGCTGGCGCTGACCCTCACGGTCGCGGTGATGGCCGCGCTCGCGGTGGTGATCGAGCGCGTGGTGTTGCGACCATTGGTGAACCAGCCAGGTATCGCCCTCTTCATGGCCACCCTTGGAATTTCCTACTTTCTCGACGGTTTCGGGCAAGCGGTATGGGGAAGCGACGTCTATAAGCTCGATGTCGGCATCCCGAAGCAGCCCATCATGCTCCTTGAGAATGTATTTCCAGGCGGCATACTGGTGTCAAGCGAGGATCTGGTAGCCACCGTCGTGGCGGGGTTGCTGGTCGCGGGGCTGGCCTTGTTTTTTCAGAAGACCCGCATCGGCCGGGCCTTGCGCGCCGTGGCGGACGATCACCAAGCTGCCCAGTCCGTGGGCATTCCGCTCAACTACATCTGGGTCATCGTATGGACCGTCGCCGGCTTGGTGGCCTTGGTGGCCGGCATCATGTGGGGCTCCAAGCTGGGGGTGCAGTTCTCCCTGACCTTCGTCGCGCTCAAGGCATTGCCCGTACTGATCCTGGGCGGATTCGAATCGATCCCGGGTGCCATCGTGGGCGGCCTCATCATCGGCGCGGGCGAGAAACTGGCGGAGATCTATCTCGGCCCCTTGGTCGGCGGTGGCATCGAGAATTGGTTTGCTTATGTGGTGGCATTGTTGTTCCTCCTGGTACGCCCAGAGGGTTTGTTTGGAGAGAAGCACATTGACCGCGTCTGAACGGCGAGGGAGGAGGGAGGAGGGCGGAAAGAGTGAAAACCTTCCGCCGCCCGCTTTCGTCTTTCGCCTAACGGCACCCGCCTCGCGCCTCACGCCTCACGCTTTTCCCATCCCCCCTCCCTAACGCAATGCTTTACCGCGAAGCCGGCCAATTCAAAACTACCTACGCCGCCGACCAGGCGGTGTTCCCCATTGCCCAGGACCGTTGGTTCATCGCGATATGGATCATTCTGGGCTTTGTGGTGGTGCCGGTGTTCGCCAACGAATATTTTCTGCGCGCCATCCTCATTCCCTTCGTGATCATGGCGCTGGCCGCCTTGGGGCTCAATTTGCTCGTGGGTTACTGCGGCCAGCTCTCGCTGGGCACGGGTGGCTTCATGGCGGTGGGAGCCTACGCGGCCTACAACTTTTGCCTGCGCATTCCGGAATTGAATCCCATCTTGGCGTTCTTGCTCGCCGGCGGGTGCGCGACCTTGGTGGGCATCTTGTTCGGGATTCCTAGCCTGCGTATCAAGGGTTTTTACTTGGCGGTGGCCACGCTCGCCTCGCAATTTTTCCTCGAGTGGCTGTTCAACCGGGTGCAATGGTTCACCAACTACACCCCCTCGGGATCCATTAGCGCGCCCCCGGTCACGCTGTTCTCGCTCAGTTTCGAAACACCTACGCGCAAATACTTCCTGTGCTTGGTCATCCTGGTGATTTTCGCCGTGGTGGCGAAGAATTTGGTGCGCGGGCGCACCGGCCGCGCATGGATGGCGACGCGGGACATGGATGTGGCGGCGGAGATCATCGGCATCCGTCCCATGTATGCCAAGCTCTCGGCCTTCGCCGTGAGCTCGTTTTTCGTGGGCGTCGCGGGTGCCTTGTGGGCTTTCGTGCATCTGGGCTCCTGGGAGCCGGCTGCCTTCGATATCAATCGCTCCTTCAGCATCTTGTTCATGATCATCATCGGCGGGTTGGGCTCCATCGCCGGGGCTTTTCTGGGCGCGGCATTCATCACCACGCTTCCGCTGATATTGAACCAGGCACCGCAATGGTTTGGCTTCACGCTCTCCACGGCGATGATTTCGCACTTAGAATTCATGATCTTCGGCGCGCTGATTCTGTTCTTCTTGATCGTCGAGCCCCTGGGACTGGCCAGATTGTGGAGGATAGGCAAGGAGAAGCTCAGGCTGTGGCCCTTCCCGCATTAATGTCTTGAATACCGAATCAAGCTTCGCACGTTAGAGCAACTTTTCCACCGGAGGACACGAATATGAAAACGGCTTGGATATCCAAGATGACCTGCACCGCGCTGGCGCTTGCCAGCGCGGTGTGCGCCACGGCCCCCGCCACGGCGAACGAGCAATTCATTCCCGTGCTGGTCTACCGCAGCGGACCCTACGCACCCAATGGCATCCATTGGGCCAACGGCTTCGTCGATTACTTGAACCTCATCAATGATCGCGATGGAGGTATCAACGGCGTCAAGATCGCCTACGAGGAATGCGAAACCGGTTACGCCACCGATCGCGGCGTGGAATGTTATGAACGCCTAAAGGGCAAGGGCGTAACGGGCGCGGCGGTGTTCAATCCGCTGTCCACCGGCATTACCTACGCCCTCACGGAAAAGGCCCCCGTGGATAAGATTCCCATCATCACCATGGGCTATGGCCGCTCGGAATCCGCCGATGGGCGCGTATTCCCGTGGAATTTCCCTCTGCTCGGCACCTATTGGACGGCCGCCGACATACTAATTCAGCACTTGGCCAAACTTTCTGGTGGCGCGGAGCATTTGCGCGGCAAGAAAATTACGCTGGTGTATCACGACTCACCCTACGGCAAGGAACCGATTCCTCTCCTGCAAGAGCGCGCGCGCCGGCACGGATATACGCTCATCACCATTCCCGTGACTCACCCAGGCGTGGAGCAGAAGGCGGCATGGTTACAAGTGCGCCAGCAACAGCCCGATTACGTGCTGCTATGGGGCTGGGGCGTGATGAACTCCACCGCCATCAAGGAAGCGGCGGCGGTGAATTTCCCGCGCGAGAAAATGTTTGGCGTGTGGTGGGCCGGTGCGGAGCCCGATGTACTGCCAGCCGGCGCGGGAGCGAAAGGTTACAACGCCATCGCGTTACAGCACTCCGCTGAAAAGGCGGCGGTTCACCAGGACATCCTCAAGCACATCCATGACAAGGGCAAGGGTGCGGGCAAGAAAGAGGACGTGGGGAACGTGCTCTACAACCGCGGATTGATCAACGCGCTGCTGGTGGTGGAATCCATCCGCACGGCACAGGGGAAGTACGGCAAAAAGCCGCTCAGGGGCGAAGAAGTGCGCTGGGGCATCGAGAATCTGAACCTCGACCAAGCCAGGATCAAGCAGGCGGGTTTTTACAGCATTCTGCAGCCCATCAAAGTCTCCTGCAACGATCACGAAGGCGTGCGCCACGCGCGCATTCATCAGTGGGATGGTGCCAAGTGGAACTTCGTGTCGGGATGGATGGAGGGTGACAACGGCATTTTGCGCCCCATGGTGGAAAGCGCGGCGGCGAAGTATGCGAAAGAGAAAAACATCACCCCAGGTTGCCTCAAGAGCTAAGGCTACAACATTGACTACCGTATGCTGGTGCTGAGCAACGTCGAAGTCATCTACGACCACGTCATCCTCGTGTTGAAGGGGGTGTCGTTGCACGTCGATGCTGGGAATATCGTGGCGCTGTTGGGCGCAAATGGGGCCGGGAAGTCGACCACACTCAAGGCCATATCGAACCTGCTGCGGGCCGAACGCGGTGAAGTCACCAAGGGAACCGTCGAACTTAACGGTGAAAGAGTCGATCGCTTAAGTCCGCCGGATCTGGTGCAGCGTGGCGTGGTGCAAGTGATGGAGGGGCGGCATTGCTTCGCTCACCTCACGGTTGAAGAGAATCTCATGACCGGCGCCTTCACCCGCAAGGCCAGCCGGGCAGAAATCGCGGCGGATTTGGAAAAAGTCTATGCCTACTTCCCCAGGCTCAAGCAGCGGCGTGGGAGCCAGTCCGGTTACACCTCCGGGGGCGAGCAACAAATGACCGCCGTGGGCCGCGCGCTCATGGCGCGCCCGCGCATGATTCTCTTGGATGAGCCCAGCATGGGTTTGGCGCCACAGGTGGTGGAGGAGATATTCGAGATCGTGAAGGATCTCAACGCCAAGGAGAACGTGAGCTTCCTGCTCGCCGAACAAAACACCATGGTGGCGCTGCGCTACGCCAACTACGGCTACATACTGGAAAACGGGCGCATCGTCATGGAAGGCAGCGCCACCAGCTTGAGTTCCAACGAGGACGTGAAGGAGTTCTACCTGGGATTGAGCAGCGGCGAGCGCAAGAGTTTTCGCGATACCAAGCATTACCGGCGGCGCAAAAGGTGGCTTGCGTAACTTCCGTGAGGCGTGAAACGTGAAGCGTGAGGAACCCCAGTTCGGTTCACGTTTCACCCTTCACCTTTCACCCTTCACCCTTCACGCACATATGAAATACTTCGATGACCTGGAAACCCGTTCCGCTGAAACGCGCGAACGCGCACAGTTCTCCGCGCTGCAAGACCAGATCGGCAACGCGAAGAAGAACGCACCCTACTTCACCCGGCTGCTGTCCGGCGTGCAGCCCTACGAAGTGAAAGACCGCTTGGCGCTGGCAAAGCTGCCGGTGACTCGTAAGTCCGATCTCATCGCATTGCAACGGAAGGAACTTCCCTTCGCCGGGATGACGGCAATGGATGTGAGAAGACTCGGCCGCGTGTTCGCCTCCCCTGGCCCCATTTACGATCCGCAAGGCGATAAGAAAGATTACTGGGGGATTGGACGCGCGCTTTTTGCAGCAGGATTTCGCGAAGGCGATCTGGTGCACAACACCTTCTCCTATCACTTCACGCCCGCGGGCTTCATGTACGACCTGGGCGCGCAGAGCATCGGATGCCCGGTATTCCCCGCAGGGGTAGGGCAGACGGAATTGCAGGTGCAGACCATCTCCGATCTAAAGCCGGTTGCTTACGCCGGGACGCCTTCCTTTCTGAAAATTCTGCTGGAAAAGGCGGACGAACTGGAACTCGATATCAGCCACATGCAAAAGGCTGCCGTAGGCGGAGAAGCCTTCCTGCCACCACAGAAGAAATTATTCGCCGAGCGCGGCATCGTGGCCTATCAAAGCTACGGAACCGCCGATCTCGGTTTGATCGCCTACGAAACGCCGGCGCGCGAGGGGCTGGTGGTGGACGAAGGCGTCATCGTCGAAATCGTTCGTCCCGGCACGGGCGATCCCGTGCCCGATGGAGAGGTCGGTGAAGTCGTCGTCAGCACGTTCACGCCCAGTTATCCTCTGATCCGCTTCGCCACCGGCGATATGTCCGCGGTGCTCGCTGGAACCAGCCCCTGCGGGCGCACGAACATGCGCATCAAGGGCTGGATGGGACGCGCCGACCAGACCACCAAGGTGCGCGGCATGTTTGTGCATCCCTCGCAGGTTGCCGAAGTGCTGAAGCGCCACAAGGAAGTGCTGCGCGCGCGCCTGGTCGTGACGCACGACGCCGAGCGCAACGACCAAATGACCTTGCGCTGCGAAGTCAGCGACATGCCCGAGGGGCTATCCCAAGCCTTGAGCGAAAGCGTGCGCGATCTATGCAAGGTACGGGGCAGCGTGGAAGTCATGGCCCCCGGAACTTTGCCTAATGACGGCAAGGTGATCGACGACCAGCGCAGGTATGACTAGGGTCTGTTGGAGGACATCGCCTTGGACGGCGAAAAATTGCGCTGGTCTGACTCCCTAGTCATTCGCGGCCTAGAATCCCTACCCATCCGTTTTCGAGCGAACTAGAATGACCCATTCGATCAGCCGCTATCCCATTCCTAAACTCGAGGACTTGCCCGAGGACATTCGCGACAAGATGCGGCAAGTGCAAGACAAGGCCGGCTTCATACCGAACGTTTTTGTCGCGCTGGCCCACCGCCCCGATGAATTCCGTGCCTTTTTCGCCTACCACGATGCCCTCATGCTGCGCGATTCGGGCTTGACCAAGGCCGAGCGAGAAATGATCGTGGTGGCCACGAGCGGCGTGAACCAATGCCTATACTGCGTGATAGCGCACGGCGCCATCCTGCGCATTTACGCCAAGAATCCGCAAGTCGCCGACCAAGTGGCGACCGATCATCGCAAGGCGGATATCAGCGCGCGCCAAAAGGCCATGCTCGATTTCGCCTGTAAGCTGGCGCGCACGCCCGAGGCCATGCTGGATTCCGACTATCAATCGCTACGCGGCCACGGTTTTAGCGAGGAAGATATTTGGGACATCGGCGCCATCACCGCCTTTTTTGCCCTCTCCAACCGCATGGCGCATCTAACCGCCATGCGGCCCAACGATGAGTTTTACTTGATGGGCCGGGTACCGCCACCGGCGAAAAAATAGCGTATCCGCGGCAAGGAATATCTTGCCCATGACCACGGTTCGCCGCTTGCTTTCGCTATAATTCGCTAACGTTCTGATAGATATGGCAACGGCATCACGAATGCCTGAGCGTCCTCATCACCCCTTCCACGGAAAGCCGACTCCATGGCTGCATTACCGGATACCGATCCGCAAGAAACCGATGAATGGCTAGACGCCCTGGAAGGCGTGCTCGCCCAAGAAGGCCCCCAGCGAGCGCACTACCTTCTTGAACAACTGGTGGAGAAAGCGCGCCGTTCCGGTGCGTATCTTCCCTATAGCGCCAACACCGGCTACATCAACACGATTCCGGTATCGCAGGAAGCGAAGTCTCCGGGCGATCACGAACTGGAGCACCGCATCCGTTCCTACGTGCGCTGGAACGCGGCGGCGATGGTCTTGCGCGCCAACAAGGATTCCAATGTCGGCGGCCACATCGCGAGCTTTGCCTCAGCCGCGACTTTGTACGACGTGGGCTTCAATCATTTCTGGCATGCACCCTCGGACAAACACGGCGGCGACCTGGTGTTCGTGCAAGGGCACTCGGCCACGGGCGTGTACGCGCGCGCCTTCATGCTGGGGCGGCTGACGGAGGAGCAACTCAATAATTTCCGCCGCGAGGTGAATGGCAAGGGGCTGTCCTCCTATCCGCACCCGTGGCTCATGCCCGATTTCTGGCAATTCCCCACGGTGTCCATGGGGCTCGGGCCCATCATGGCCATCTACCAAGCGCGCTTCATGAAGTACCTGCAAGACCGCGGCATTCTCGATACAGACGGCCGCAAGGTGTGGTGCTTCCTGGGCGATGGCGAGATCGACGAGCCCGAATCCATGGGCGCCATCGGCGTGGCCGCGCGCGAAAAACTGGATAACCTGGTCTTCGTGGTCAACTGCAATCTGCAACGGCTCGACGGGCCGGTACGGGGCAACGGCAAGATCATCCAGGAGTTGGAGGCGGATTTTCGCGGAGCTGGGTGGAACGTGATCAAGGTGATCTGGGGTGGCTATTGGGACCCGCTCCTCGCGCGCGATACCAACGGTTTGCTGCAAAGGCGCATGGAAGAAGCCGTGGATGGCGAGTACCAGACCTTCAAATCCAAGGATGGCGCTTACGTACGCAAGCACTTCTTCGGCAAGTACCCGGAACTGGCCGCCATGGTATCCAACATGACGGACGACGATATCTGGCGGCTCAACCGTGGTGGCCACGACCCGCACAAGGTGTACGCGGCTTATGCAGCGGCCTGCGCCCATCAAGGCCAGCCCACCGTGATCCTGGCCAAGACCATCAAGGGCTACGGCATGGGCGAGGCGGGCGAAGCGCAGAACATCACCCATCAACAGAAGAAGATGGGCACGCACTCGCTCAAGGCCTTCCGCGACCGCTTCGAGCTTCCGATTCCTGACGAAAAATTGGAGGAGGTGCCCTTCCTCACCTTCCCAGAGGATTCGCCGGAGTTGGAATACATGCGCCAGCGCCGCGAGGCCCTGGGCGGCTATCTGCCCACGCGCCGCCGCCAAGGCGATACGCTGGACATTCCGCCTCTCACCGCCTTCGAGCCGCTACTCAAAAGCTCGGAAGAACGCGAGTTGTCCACTACCATGGCCTACGTGCGCATGCTGGCCATACTGCTGCGGGACAAGAATATTTCCAAACGCATCGTACCCATCGTGCCCGACGAATCCCGCACCTTCGGCATGGAGGGCATGTTCCGGCAGCTTGGCATCTGGTCCTCGGTGGGGCAGCTCTACACGCCCCAGGACGCCGACCAACTGATGTTCTACAAGGAAGATAAGCACGGCCAGATTTTGCAGGAGGGCATCAACGAGCCTGGCGCCATGTCCTCGTGGATCGCGGCGGCGACGTCGTATTCGACCCACGGCGTGACCATGATTCCCTTCTACATCTACTACTCGATGTTTGGTTTTCAGCGCATCGGGGACCTGGCCTGGGCGGCCGGAGACCAGCGTGCGCGCGGATTCCTGCTGGGCGCCACGGCCGGGCGCACCACCTTGAACGGCGAAGGCTTGCAGCACGAAGACGGGCACAGCCACTTGCAGGCGGCCACCATTCCCAATTGCATCGGCTACG
Protein-coding sequences here:
- a CDS encoding ABC transporter permease, which encodes MTCTALALASAVCATAPATANEQFIPVLVYRSGPYAPNGIHWANGFVDYLNLINDRDGGINGVKIAYEECETGYATDRGVECYERLKGKGVTGAAVFNPLSTGITYALTEKAPVDKIPIITMGYGRSESADGRVFPWNFPLLGTYWTAADILIQHLAKLSGGAEHLRGKKITLVYHDSPYGKEPIPLLQERARRHGYTLITIPVTHPGVEQKAAWLQVRQQQPDYVLLWGWGVMNSTAIKEAAAVNFPREKMFGVWWAGAEPDVLPAGAGAKGYNAIALQHSAEKAAVHQDILKHIHDKGKGAGKKEDVGNVLYNRGLINALLVVESIRTAQGKYGKKPLRGEEVRWGIENLNLDQARIKQAGFYSILQPIKVSCNDHEGVRHARIHQWDGAKWNFVSGWMEGDNGILRPMVESAAAKYAKEKNITPGCLKS
- a CDS encoding haloalkane dehalogenase; the encoded protein is MNTGNTLPAKKFRAIDGRRLAYVEVGMGKPIVLLHGNPTSSYLWRDVIPPLAGSWHVIAPDLIGHGDSDKLPASEGAGRYSFETAYFYLERLLAELTGEQQVTLVVHDWGSALGFHWARLHPRQVHGLAYMESIVRPLGSWDEWPEKARGIFQGFRSAKGEDLILKRNLFIEGVLPSSILRKLTEEEMDVYRAPFLEEADRQPVLNWPRQIPIGGEPPHMVALVQQYADWLSHSPVPKLFINAEPGSILVGAQREFCRGWPNQKEVTVRGSHFIQEDSGAEIGRAVADWLSKLG
- a CDS encoding ABC transporter ATP-binding protein, which encodes MKARVAGGVVLKLDNISLSFGGVKALSDVSLDVREHEIRAIIGPNGAGKSSMLNVINGVYHPSAGSVTFKGKTRSQMRPHEAASQGIARTFQNIALFKGMSVLDNIMTGRTLKMKAGFLSQCLYFGPALKEELEHRRKVEEIIDFLQIESVRKTPVGRLPYGLQKRVELGRALAAEPELLLLDEPMAGMNVEEKQDMCRFILDVNDEFGTTIVLIEHDMGVVMDLSDRVVVLDYGRKIGDGTPQEIRANQAVISAYLGVKH
- a CDS encoding ABC transporter ATP-binding protein, whose amino-acid sequence is MLVLSNVEVIYDHVILVLKGVSLHVDAGNIVALLGANGAGKSTTLKAISNLLRAERGEVTKGTVELNGERVDRLSPPDLVQRGVVQVMEGRHCFAHLTVEENLMTGAFTRKASRAEIAADLEKVYAYFPRLKQRRGSQSGYTSGGEQQMTAVGRALMARPRMILLDEPSMGLAPQVVEEIFEIVKDLNAKENVSFLLAEQNTMVALRYANYGYILENGRIVMEGSATSLSSNEDVKEFYLGLSSGERKSFRDTKHYRRRKRWLA
- a CDS encoding branched-chain amino acid ABC transporter permease, translating into MGFFIEVLLGGLMAGVLYSLVALGFVLIFKASGVFNFAQGAMVLFAALTFVRLMEIFNMPMLLALTLTVAVMAALAVVIERVVLRPLVNQPGIALFMATLGISYFLDGFGQAVWGSDVYKLDVGIPKQPIMLLENVFPGGILVSSEDLVATVVAGLLVAGLALFFQKTRIGRALRAVADDHQAAQSVGIPLNYIWVIVWTVAGLVALVAGIMWGSKLGVQFSLTFVALKALPVLILGGFESIPGAIVGGLIIGAGEKLAEIYLGPLVGGGIENWFAYVVALLFLLVRPEGLFGEKHIDRV
- a CDS encoding long-chain fatty acid--CoA ligase, with amino-acid sequence MHVARDGTRTAIREKNLGIWQSWTWAQVSQEVRWLACGLASQGFARGMNLAIVGDNRPRLYWAFAAAQSLGGVPVPLYQDAITTEMEYVLNDAEIEFAIVEDQEQADKLLEIMPRTPRLKRIFYDDPRGMRHYTQPALMSYDRLRALGQAYDREHPQFFARSVEQTRPDDVSVMLYTSGTTGKPKGVCHTHASLIAAARGDIAFDGFTENEEVLSYLPMAWVGDHLFSYAQAMVAGFTVNCPESSETVMTDLREIGPTYYFGPPRVFENLLTQVTIRMDDAAPIKRAMFHYFMGVARRCGTDLMEGKPVPFKDRLLYALGNFLVYAPLKNVLGMSRIRVAYTGGAAIGPDLYGFYRSLGINLKQLYGQTETAAYVCKQKSGQTKLDVVGRPLAGVEVKIAENGEVLVKTPSMLKEYYRRPDATAESITPDGYFMTGDAGFFDADGDLKIIDRAKDVGRLLDGTLFAPQFIENKLKFFPQIKEAVCFGDKTSQVCAFINIDMQSVGNWAEKKNLSYGGYVDLAGKPEVYALIQQCVEKVNTDIAADEQLRGSQIKRFLILHKELDADDDELTRTRKVRRGFVAQKYAPLVDALYSDKTSQHIKTQVKFEDGRTGHIEATLKIQNAAVYLPGRKAA
- a CDS encoding branched-chain amino acid ABC transporter permease yields the protein MLYREAGQFKTTYAADQAVFPIAQDRWFIAIWIILGFVVVPVFANEYFLRAILIPFVIMALAALGLNLLVGYCGQLSLGTGGFMAVGAYAAYNFCLRIPELNPILAFLLAGGCATLVGILFGIPSLRIKGFYLAVATLASQFFLEWLFNRVQWFTNYTPSGSISAPPVTLFSLSFETPTRKYFLCLVILVIFAVVAKNLVRGRTGRAWMATRDMDVAAEIIGIRPMYAKLSAFAVSSFFVGVAGALWAFVHLGSWEPAAFDINRSFSILFMIIIGGLGSIAGAFLGAAFITTLPLILNQAPQWFGFTLSTAMISHLEFMIFGALILFFLIVEPLGLARLWRIGKEKLRLWPFPH